A genomic window from Triticum urartu cultivar G1812 chromosome 7, Tu2.1, whole genome shotgun sequence includes:
- the LOC125519046 gene encoding U-box domain-containing protein 12-like, whose protein sequence is MAAATAAAEIAALPEPRGPLRRLCGDLSRRVRLLAPLLDDPSASASPPLADALRAARDLLHSVHHGSKIYQAMRGRDSLLREFAAVNEQIQAALDQLPYNDFDMPEEVQEQVALVHSQFKRAATRAEPADAQLARDLAWALSDDKPTVPALLMRVSEKLQLETMADMKRESVALHEMVISSGGEPEGCVDEMSSLLKKLKDCVIAQAPSAEGPGVGRSPSVKSPIIPDEFRCPISLELMQDPVIVSSGQTYERSCIQKWLDSGHKTCPKTQLALTHTSLTPNFVLKSLIAQWCEANGIELPKNKANSHDKKAVKSSDYDNAGLISLMNRLRGGNQDEQRAAAGEIRLLAKRNVNNRICIAEAGAIPLLVNLLSSSDPRTQEHAVTALLNLSIHENNKASIVDSNAIPKIVEVLKTGSMEARENAAATLFSLSVVDENKVTIGAAGAIPPLINLLCDGSPRGKKDAATAIFNLCIYQGNKVRAVKAGIITHLMNFLVDPTGGMIDEALTLLSILAGNQEGKSVITQSEPMPPLVEVIKTGSPRNRENAAAILWSLCSADAEQTMAAKAAGGEDALKELSETGTDRAKRKASSLLELMRQSEEA, encoded by the exons ATGGCCGCCGCGACGGCCGCCGCCGAGATCGCCGCGCTGCCGGAGCCACGCGGCCCGCTGCGCCGCCTCTGCGGCGACCTCTCCCGCCGCGTCCGCCTCCTCGCCCCGCTCCTCGACGACccctccgcctccgcctcgccCCCGCTCGCCGACGCCCTCCGCGCCGCCCGCGACCTCCTCCACTCCGTCCACCACGGCAGCAAGATCTACCAG GCCATGCGAGGCCGGGACAGCCTCCTCCGCGAATTCGCCGCCGTCAACGAGCAGATCCAGGCCGCGCTCGACCAGCTGCCCTACAACGACTTCGACATGCCCGAGGAGGTGCAGGAGCAG GTGGCGCTGGTGCACTCGCAGTTCAAGCGGGCGGCGACGAGGGCCGAGCCGGCCGACGCGCAGCTCGCCAGGGACCTCGCCTGGGCGCTCAGCGACgacaagcccaccgtgccggccCTCCTCATGAGGGTCTCCGAGAAGCTGCAGCTCGAGACCATGGCTGACATGAAGCGCGAGTCCGTGGCGCTGCACGAGATGGTCATCTCCAGCGGCGGCGAGCCCGAAGGCTGTGTCGACGAGATGTCCTCCCTGCTCAAGAAGCTCAAGGACTGTGTCATCGCCCAGGCCCCCTCCGCCGAGGGTCCCGGTGTGGGCAGGTCTCCCTCCGTGAAGTCCCCCATCATCCCAGACGAGTTCAGATGCCCCATTTCGCTCGAGCTGATGCAGGACCCCGTCATCGTCTCCAGCGGCCAG ACGTACGAGCGGTCCTGCATCCAGAAGTGGCTTGATTCTGGGCACAAGACCTGCCCCAAGACGCAGCTGGCCCTCACGCATACTTCCCTCACCCCAAACTTTGTCCTCAAAAGCCTGATAGCGCAGTGGTGCGAAGCCAATGGCATTGAGCTTCCCAAGAACAAAGCCAACTCCCATGACAAGAAAGCGGTCAAAAGCTCCGACTATGACAATGCTGGTCTCATCTCGCTGATGAATAGGCTGCGGGGTGGGAACCAGGACGAGCAACGGGCAGCTGCGGGGGAGATCCGGTTGCTTGCCAAGAGAAACGTGAACAACCGGATATGCATCGCTGAAGCAGGGGCCATTCCGCTGCTGGTCAATCTGCTCTCCTCTTCCGATCCAAGAACGCAGGAACACGCCGTCACGGCACTCCTTAACCTCTCCATCCATGAGAACAACAAGGCAAGCATCGTGGATTCCAATGCCATCCCTAAGATAGTGGAAGTGCTAAAAACTGGGAGTATGGAAGCCAGAGAGAATGCCGCGGCCACGCTGTTTAGCCTGTCAGTTGTGGATGAAAATAAAGTCACTATCGGCGCTGCTGGTGCGATACCTCCGCTCATCAATCTTCTGTGCGACGGGAGCCCAAGAGGCAAGAAAGATGCGGCAACGGCAATTTTCAACCTGTGCATATATCAGGGCAATAAGGTCCGGGCGGTGAAAGCTGGAATCATCACCCATCTGATGAACTTCTTGGTGGATCCCACTGGGGGAATGATTGACGAGGCGCTCACTCTTTTGTCGATTCTTGCCGGTAATCAAGAAGGCAAGTCTGTAATTACACAATCAGAGCCAATGCCTCCACTAGTCGAGGTGATCAAAACTGGCTCTCCTCGCAACAGGGAGAACGCGGCAGCCATTCTTTGGTCTCTCTGTTCTGCTGATGCTGAACAAACCATGGCTGCAAAGGCAGCTGGAGGGGAAGATGCACTCAAGGAGCTGTCAGAAACCGGCACAGACCGCGCAAAA